The Raoultibacter phocaeensis genome includes a window with the following:
- a CDS encoding DUF6179 domain-containing protein, whose product MDRRFGELAPVAAQDEELTVEEQLAFQSELWGLLAKRTALYTMGESSSVPELTAKRLLDSVCFTLGLNPADLCSRDVRSLLREQVADAFERRMKDVEAKAQGVEGLWESVCLSTPLLESTALRDTLESLRNFSARYEYRYFAHEIPCDIDYPLAHPVPETMLGVDYVTEYLERLLIENAVMQCFELDRCAALLRAVHPAYRELIINLYEPIAANAIGLALAGGDVLSLRVTDEDRMRIVEKVAEKTRSQVRSMLASAACLACDALAIEDERTRKYVTDTAVDLLPRVMRLASRSGMPSGEGLSGVFLRF is encoded by the coding sequence GTGGATCGACGTTTCGGTGAGCTCGCGCCGGTTGCCGCGCAAGACGAAGAGCTGACGGTCGAAGAGCAGCTTGCGTTTCAGTCCGAACTCTGGGGGCTTCTCGCGAAGCGCACCGCCCTCTACACGATGGGCGAGAGCAGCTCGGTCCCTGAATTGACGGCGAAGCGGCTGCTCGATTCGGTCTGTTTCACGCTCGGCCTCAATCCTGCCGATCTGTGTTCGCGCGATGTCCGTTCGCTGCTCCGGGAGCAAGTCGCAGACGCGTTCGAGCGTCGCATGAAGGACGTCGAAGCGAAGGCGCAGGGAGTCGAGGGGCTCTGGGAGTCGGTCTGCCTGAGCACGCCGCTTCTCGAGAGCACGGCGTTGCGCGATACGCTTGAGAGCCTGCGGAACTTTTCGGCGCGCTACGAGTACCGATATTTCGCCCACGAGATTCCGTGCGATATCGATTACCCTCTTGCGCATCCCGTTCCCGAAACAATGCTCGGAGTGGATTACGTGACCGAGTACCTCGAGCGGTTGCTCATCGAGAACGCGGTCATGCAGTGTTTCGAGCTGGATCGGTGCGCCGCGCTCTTGCGAGCAGTTCATCCGGCATACCGCGAGCTGATCATCAATCTGTACGAGCCGATCGCCGCGAACGCGATCGGGCTTGCGCTTGCCGGCGGCGATGTCCTATCGTTGCGGGTGACGGATGAGGATCGCATGCGTATTGTCGAGAAGGTAGCGGAAAAGACGCGTTCGCAGGTGCGCAGCATGCTTGCGTCTGCAGCCTGCCTGGCGTGCGATGCGCTTGCCATCGAGGATGAACGCACGCGCAAGTACGTAACCGATACGGCAGTCGATCTGCTGCCGCGCGTCATGCGGCTCGCATCCCGCAGCGGAATGCCGTCGGGCGAGGGGCTTTCCGGAGTGTTCTTGCGTTTCTAG
- a CDS encoding oxidoreductase, with protein sequence MAQKYGLLIDNYWCTGCHSCEVSCKNEHDYPIGQFGIKMLVLGPWELMEEGTWEHTYYPLITSYCDLCEDRVAAGGMPACQLHCLASAIEYGPVEDLAAKMAERDRRTTLLIP encoded by the coding sequence ATGGCTCAGAAATACGGCTTACTCATTGACAACTACTGGTGCACCGGCTGCCATTCGTGCGAGGTATCCTGCAAAAACGAACACGATTATCCGATTGGGCAGTTCGGCATCAAGATGCTCGTGCTCGGTCCGTGGGAACTGATGGAGGAAGGCACCTGGGAGCACACGTACTACCCGCTTATCACCTCGTACTGCGATTTGTGTGAAGACCGTGTTGCCGCAGGCGGCATGCCGGCATGCCAGCTCCATTGCCTGGCGAGCGCTATCGAGTACGGGCCTGTTGAGGATCTGGCGGCCAAGATGGCCGAACGCGATCGCAGGACCACGTTGCTCATCCCGTAG
- a CDS encoding LysR family transcriptional regulator codes for MKIESLYEFIVLTHYLNFTTAANNLNMSQPTLSKHISELEQELDVELITRSKDLEMTAAGAAFLKDAIQIHHLYKDSVKRVRDIARQDIETLTIQEPYIVDLMSEILFKSVSRFKLANPYIMTKYYTERGRKSIELLEQGKIDIAMVIDCNAADRIDKVSEKKGLIFYPVIQEQLCVWLHEDHPLVSKEALMLEDLVHVPINMTSTRSFDPMRFAILDLFSRTLGVRPNLQTYSSETLNEFFMNTHDRNAIFLVSPAVAASPLLSMQRHMTSRLIDDERARITSYLVLREDYQKKAIDQFLETVELVVSTDIEHHDKVAYLEEIE; via the coding sequence TTGAAAATCGAATCCCTGTACGAGTTCATCGTTCTTACGCACTATCTGAATTTCACCACTGCGGCGAACAATTTGAACATGTCGCAGCCGACTCTGAGCAAGCACATTTCCGAACTCGAACAAGAACTCGACGTTGAACTGATCACGCGCAGCAAAGATCTCGAAATGACAGCAGCAGGGGCTGCGTTTCTCAAAGATGCCATCCAGATTCACCACCTGTACAAAGATTCCGTTAAGCGCGTACGCGACATCGCCCGGCAAGACATCGAAACGCTCACCATCCAAGAACCCTACATCGTCGATTTGATGAGCGAAATTCTCTTCAAATCAGTCTCTCGATTCAAACTGGCGAATCCGTACATCATGACCAAGTACTACACCGAGCGAGGCAGAAAATCGATCGAGCTGCTCGAGCAGGGTAAAATCGATATCGCGATGGTCATCGATTGCAACGCTGCCGATCGCATCGACAAGGTGAGCGAAAAAAAGGGTCTGATCTTCTATCCCGTAATACAAGAACAGCTTTGCGTATGGTTGCACGAAGACCATCCGCTCGTTTCCAAAGAAGCGCTTATGTTGGAGGACCTCGTACATGTGCCCATCAACATGACTTCGACACGCAGCTTCGACCCCATGAGGTTTGCCATCCTCGATCTTTTCAGCAGAACGCTCGGCGTTCGGCCGAACCTGCAAACGTATTCGAGCGAAACGCTCAACGAGTTCTTCATGAATACGCACGATCGCAACGCGATATTCCTCGTTTCGCCTGCCGTCGCTGCTTCGCCTTTGCTCAGCATGCAGCGTCACATGACGAGCCGTCTCATCGACGACGAGCGTGCACGCATCACGTCGTATCTGGTTTTGCGCGAGGATTATCAGAAAAAAGCGATCGACCAGTTCTTGGAAACCGTCGAGCTTGTCGTTTCAACCGATATCGAGCACCACGACAAAGTCGCGTACTTGGAGGAAATTGAATAG
- a CDS encoding zinc-ribbon domain-containing protein encodes MCFRPAAASTPKTCPECGMINPAVAEKCIKCGVELPEDRIKCPHCGEMNIAGATECSECGSDLPAVAAAPAPSAPSASMAAASHAPANPQAPSAPSAPAAPKAPSK; translated from the coding sequence ATGTGTTTTAGACCAGCAGCTGCATCGACGCCGAAAACATGCCCTGAATGCGGCATGATCAATCCCGCCGTTGCGGAAAAGTGCATCAAATGCGGAGTGGAGCTTCCCGAAGACCGCATCAAGTGTCCGCATTGCGGCGAAATGAACATTGCGGGTGCCACGGAATGCTCAGAATGCGGGAGCGATCTTCCGGCTGTTGCAGCCGCCCCGGCACCGAGCGCCCCGTCGGCGTCGATGGCCGCAGCATCGCACGCTCCTGCAAACCCGCAGGCTCCTTCCGCACCGAGCGCCCCTGCCGCCCCCAAAGCACCTTCGAAGTAG
- a CDS encoding MFS transporter has translation MKELLRGIAGYFKVQHVLFLVPIGAFAVYDSVFSAFSSVLAVLWEMYPDVSRAGIQMILAVPSLASIPTTLLTGLLTSFVHKKTIAEVALVFLLVGGLFPVAIEEPHIGLLFASSALIGIGQGLLHPLASMLVCQYWESKSERSRVLGFKQAINYLGAAAVSLVVGWLALAQWNFAYLIYVGVVPVLVITAIRLPKGQLEERLINRGHLFSGMKKLLTPALAYACFMFCTVSLFNFAFQSNIAMLVNEKGFGDVVDIAAITAILQIASFAVGVLYGQITKLFRKYVLLPGLALLTAGFLTVACAPSMVVVLIGGTVFGIGAGIQYVTTLYNTSKAVDQSVVSMALSLVLALTSLGFSVSPIVIEGVKDLLFGPGAGADMSMVVAGAGCAVLFAIECVHCRFFARENYLDGPVPDDLID, from the coding sequence ATGAAAGAGCTGCTTAGAGGCATTGCTGGCTATTTTAAGGTTCAGCATGTGCTGTTTCTGGTTCCGATTGGAGCCTTCGCGGTCTACGATAGCGTGTTTTCGGCATTCTCCTCCGTTTTGGCGGTGTTGTGGGAGATGTACCCTGATGTTTCGCGCGCGGGGATTCAGATGATACTCGCTGTGCCTTCGCTTGCGAGCATTCCCACTACCTTGTTGACGGGACTTTTGACGTCGTTCGTCCATAAGAAGACGATTGCGGAAGTTGCGCTGGTGTTCCTCTTGGTGGGGGGCCTTTTTCCTGTGGCGATCGAGGAGCCCCATATCGGCCTTCTGTTCGCAAGCAGTGCGCTCATCGGAATCGGGCAGGGTTTGCTGCACCCCCTTGCAAGCATGCTCGTCTGCCAATATTGGGAAAGCAAGAGCGAGCGCAGCCGTGTGCTCGGCTTTAAGCAGGCCATCAACTATCTTGGTGCCGCCGCGGTGTCGCTCGTGGTGGGCTGGCTTGCCCTTGCCCAGTGGAACTTCGCCTATCTCATATACGTCGGGGTGGTTCCTGTCCTCGTTATCACGGCTATCCGTCTTCCGAAAGGCCAGTTAGAAGAACGGTTGATCAATCGAGGGCACCTGTTTTCCGGTATGAAGAAGCTACTGACACCTGCCTTGGCGTATGCATGCTTTATGTTCTGTACGGTCTCGCTGTTCAATTTTGCCTTTCAGTCGAACATCGCGATGCTCGTCAACGAAAAGGGGTTCGGTGATGTGGTGGATATCGCTGCGATTACGGCGATCCTGCAGATAGCTTCGTTTGCGGTGGGGGTTTTGTACGGTCAAATCACCAAGCTGTTTCGAAAATACGTGCTGCTTCCCGGGTTGGCATTGCTCACCGCAGGCTTTCTGACGGTCGCTTGCGCACCCAGCATGGTCGTGGTGCTCATCGGCGGAACCGTTTTCGGCATCGGTGCGGGCATCCAGTACGTTACGACGCTCTACAACACGTCGAAAGCGGTCGATCAGAGCGTTGTTTCCATGGCTCTTTCGCTTGTACTGGCATTGACTTCGCTCGGCTTCTCCGTATCGCCGATTGTGATTGAGGGCGTGAAGGATCTGCTGTTCGGACCAGGGGCGGGTGCCGATATGTCGATGGTTGTCGCAGGGGCGGGATGCGCAGTGCTGTTTGCGATCGAGTGCGTGCACTGCAGGTTCTTCGCGAGGGAAAATTATCTCGACGGGCCTGTTCCCGACGATCTGATCGATTGA
- a CDS encoding molybdopterin-dependent oxidoreductase: protein MATYIDENAAPQVRVLEDGTEIHRTSPWSPPGCHGMGCGVLAYVKDGKCIKIEGDPDHPTTKGRLCVRCLRVLDLIYHPDRIVHPMYRDPKDRGNADAWKVVSWDWAYDKIEEEINKCKEQYGPNSLTVLTGTGREAGRYMTNTSARICVTTNQCYTQTGFSCMAPRDTVCSMIGGAGYIEYDFANGLPGRYDDPEYVQPKYLLNWGRDSLRSNPDGTWGHSIIELLKRGTKLINVDPRVNWLSTRALYYMQLRPNTDTALAFGLLRVLIEEDLYDHEFVEKWCYGFDEFKERVMEHTVEWAAEVTEVPAETIRAVARCLAEKPWGLNMGLANDQNPNGVQSVHCLYALVAITGNLDIPGGTNIGWNITLDFGGNQFDNVDGVAGSKKRETVPPNPVTQEQRDSTVGLDVYPIYKLLLGKAVPDEFLPTLETDEPYPVRFCWILHTNPVAPTNTAQPSRWHKALKRMDFVVAQDIFMNPTIASCCDLFLPLATWLEHDGYITQLMGEHPGPVAAMVKAVPPVGDCKSEFEIVHDLAQRPAFRDNFYVDGESKVESIERYISEDLTKVVGFDHDWEYLKDHVQVCRKTEYRKYERGMLRPDGEPGFNTTTGKVELFSLMFAACGGDPLPYYEEPIFSEYWQDDADELHSCAASRFMSEYTKEHPNWKEEYPITITTGARNWASFHSEHRQSKMLREIKPYPVVAMHPDLAEKIGVTEGEWVCIENPWGKCYEKAKITPILKPNVVMADHGWWYPEEDMSEPNIGGVWKSNINELIPNNLVGHYGFGAPMKCMIGRLSKADHVPLVEHAPQDLPSVQNFPGSIKNDPALQNLMAE from the coding sequence TTGGCTACTTACATTGACGAAAACGCCGCTCCCCAGGTGCGTGTGCTGGAAGACGGCACCGAAATTCACCGCACGTCCCCGTGGTCTCCTCCGGGTTGCCACGGCATGGGTTGCGGGGTGCTTGCGTATGTGAAAGACGGAAAGTGCATAAAGATCGAGGGCGACCCCGATCATCCCACTACGAAGGGGCGCTTATGCGTGCGCTGCTTGCGCGTGCTCGACCTGATCTATCATCCCGATCGCATCGTGCACCCGATGTACCGCGATCCGAAGGACCGAGGCAACGCCGATGCTTGGAAGGTCGTATCGTGGGATTGGGCCTACGACAAGATCGAAGAAGAAATCAACAAGTGCAAAGAGCAATACGGCCCGAACAGTCTGACGGTGCTCACCGGAACCGGGCGCGAAGCTGGCAGGTACATGACGAACACGTCTGCGCGCATCTGTGTGACGACGAACCAGTGCTATACGCAGACGGGTTTCTCCTGCATGGCTCCGCGCGATACGGTGTGCTCCATGATCGGCGGCGCGGGCTACATCGAGTACGACTTTGCGAACGGATTGCCCGGACGCTACGACGATCCCGAATACGTGCAACCGAAGTACCTGCTCAACTGGGGTCGCGATTCTCTACGGTCCAATCCCGACGGCACCTGGGGCCATTCCATCATCGAGCTTTTGAAGCGCGGCACCAAGCTCATCAACGTCGATCCGCGCGTGAACTGGCTTTCGACCCGCGCGCTGTACTACATGCAGCTGCGTCCGAACACCGATACCGCGCTCGCCTTCGGCCTCCTTCGCGTGCTCATCGAGGAGGATCTGTACGATCATGAGTTCGTCGAGAAGTGGTGCTACGGTTTCGACGAGTTCAAAGAGCGCGTTATGGAGCACACGGTGGAATGGGCTGCCGAAGTGACCGAGGTTCCCGCCGAGACCATCCGCGCGGTTGCCCGTTGCTTGGCAGAGAAGCCGTGGGGTCTCAACATGGGCCTCGCCAACGACCAAAATCCCAACGGCGTGCAGAGCGTGCACTGCCTGTACGCCCTCGTTGCCATTACGGGCAACCTCGACATTCCCGGCGGCACGAACATCGGGTGGAACATTACGCTCGACTTCGGCGGAAACCAGTTCGACAACGTCGACGGCGTTGCAGGCAGCAAAAAGCGGGAAACCGTGCCGCCGAACCCGGTTACCCAGGAACAGCGCGACAGTACGGTTGGGCTCGACGTATACCCCATCTACAAGCTCTTGCTCGGCAAAGCGGTGCCTGATGAGTTTCTGCCGACACTCGAGACCGACGAGCCGTATCCGGTGCGTTTCTGCTGGATCCTGCATACCAATCCGGTAGCTCCTACGAACACCGCTCAGCCGAGCCGGTGGCATAAAGCGCTCAAACGCATGGATTTCGTGGTGGCGCAGGACATCTTCATGAACCCCACTATCGCTTCGTGCTGCGATCTGTTTTTGCCCCTTGCCACGTGGCTCGAACATGATGGGTACATCACGCAGCTCATGGGCGAGCATCCCGGTCCCGTAGCCGCCATGGTGAAGGCTGTTCCTCCCGTGGGGGATTGCAAGAGCGAATTCGAAATCGTCCATGATTTGGCGCAGCGCCCGGCATTCCGCGATAACTTCTACGTGGACGGCGAGAGCAAGGTCGAGAGCATCGAGCGTTACATCTCTGAAGACCTTACCAAAGTGGTCGGGTTCGATCATGATTGGGAGTACCTCAAAGACCACGTGCAGGTATGCCGCAAAACCGAGTACCGCAAATACGAGCGCGGTATGCTCCGGCCCGACGGTGAACCTGGCTTCAACACCACGACAGGCAAGGTCGAGCTGTTCAGCCTGATGTTCGCCGCGTGCGGCGGGGATCCTCTGCCGTACTACGAAGAGCCTATATTCAGCGAGTACTGGCAAGACGATGCCGACGAGCTGCATTCCTGCGCCGCTTCGCGCTTCATGTCCGAATACACCAAAGAGCACCCCAACTGGAAGGAAGAGTACCCCATCACCATCACGACGGGCGCGCGCAATTGGGCGTCGTTCCATTCCGAGCATCGCCAATCCAAGATGCTGCGCGAGATCAAGCCGTATCCCGTTGTGGCCATGCACCCCGATTTGGCAGAAAAGATCGGCGTAACCGAGGGCGAATGGGTGTGCATCGAAAACCCGTGGGGAAAATGTTACGAGAAGGCGAAGATCACTCCTATTCTGAAGCCGAATGTGGTCATGGCCGATCACGGGTGGTGGTATCCCGAGGAGGATATGAGCGAGCCGAACATCGGCGGCGTGTGGAAATCGAACATCAACGAGCTCATCCCGAACAACCTTGTCGGCCACTACGGCTTCGGCGCGCCGATGAAATGCATGATCGGCAGGCTCAGCAAGGCCGATCACGTACCGCTTGTCGAACATGCCCCGCAAGATCTTCCGAGCGTGCAGAACTTCCCCGGTTCCATCAAAAACGATCCCGCCCTTCAGAATCTCATGGCCGAATAG
- a CDS encoding MFS transporter → MTETTISAPEPQGGAVGKITNAISQKMGLMYGIGMMFFSGWNQMLSSYWNYFLTNAVGMDPALMGTMTTISSFMAWIIVFIAAVIIERVWLRWGQYRSYMLFAPVCALIFIMGAWTDWTWIGVDTGSVAQAVLIGGCYIIGQFFINLFMISATSMITVASRTEADRALMSARKAQGNLIIKLLFAAVSLPMIIFFAGGDVASNTRPDTVIGYTITAFIWGIVFVLAYVYLFKMFKGMDPTEEYCRRRYEAKKAGKKTEEVKSDIQKVSIWKCLKYFFTNLPALGLFIGEVGRAIWSMLLGAMAVYYCTVVFDQPMLYAGCLTLANAAGLVGTFCGEAIARKLGNRITYLTGIAIVIVSMIFGYFGAASSTLVFTVAIVVSFFGGNMMMAVEFSCMANAITYQEYKKGESAKAFIMGTIQWCPNIGKMFQGAIIGFGLASIGYSASVEVVTEAMVQGITFMTFMVPTIAMIVCFVVFFFLHRLTSAQMKEAEEGLAKRKAE, encoded by the coding sequence ATGACCGAAACGACGATTTCCGCTCCCGAGCCTCAGGGGGGTGCAGTAGGGAAGATCACTAATGCCATATCCCAGAAAATGGGCCTCATGTACGGCATCGGTATGATGTTCTTCTCTGGGTGGAATCAGATGTTGAGTTCGTACTGGAATTACTTCCTTACGAACGCGGTGGGCATGGATCCTGCGCTGATGGGAACCATGACTACCATATCGAGCTTTATGGCGTGGATCATCGTGTTCATCGCCGCCGTCATCATCGAACGCGTATGGCTGCGCTGGGGTCAATACCGCTCGTACATGCTGTTCGCTCCTGTTTGCGCCTTGATCTTCATCATGGGCGCATGGACCGACTGGACGTGGATCGGCGTTGATACCGGCAGTGTGGCTCAGGCCGTGTTGATCGGCGGCTGCTACATTATCGGCCAGTTCTTCATCAACCTGTTCATGATTTCCGCGACGTCCATGATCACGGTTGCCTCGCGGACCGAAGCCGACCGTGCGCTGATGTCTGCTCGTAAAGCTCAGGGCAACCTGATTATTAAGCTTCTGTTCGCGGCCGTTTCGCTTCCCATGATCATCTTTTTCGCGGGCGGCGACGTTGCTTCCAACACGCGTCCCGATACGGTAATCGGGTATACCATCACTGCGTTCATCTGGGGTATCGTGTTCGTGCTTGCGTACGTGTATTTATTCAAGATGTTCAAGGGTATGGATCCGACCGAGGAGTATTGTCGCCGCCGCTACGAGGCGAAGAAGGCTGGAAAAAAGACCGAAGAGGTCAAAAGCGATATACAGAAGGTGTCCATTTGGAAGTGCCTCAAGTACTTCTTCACGAACCTTCCCGCTCTGGGTTTGTTCATCGGCGAAGTCGGCCGCGCCATCTGGTCGATGCTGCTCGGTGCGATGGCCGTGTACTACTGCACCGTGGTGTTCGACCAGCCAATGCTCTACGCTGGCTGCCTCACGCTGGCTAACGCCGCCGGCTTGGTCGGCACGTTTTGCGGCGAAGCGATCGCCCGCAAGCTCGGCAATCGCATCACGTATTTGACTGGCATTGCCATCGTGATCGTCTCGATGATCTTCGGCTATTTCGGCGCCGCATCCTCGACGCTGGTGTTCACCGTCGCAATCGTCGTCAGCTTCTTCGGCGGCAACATGATGATGGCGGTCGAGTTCTCCTGCATGGCAAACGCCATCACGTATCAGGAATACAAGAAGGGCGAAAGCGCCAAAGCGTTCATCATGGGCACAATCCAATGGTGCCCGAACATCGGCAAGATGTTCCAAGGTGCCATCATCGGCTTCGGTTTGGCATCGATCGGTTACAGCGCATCGGTTGAAGTGGTCACCGAGGCAATGGTTCAGGGCATCACGTTCATGACCTTCATGGTTCCCACTATCGCCATGATCGTCTGCTTCGTGGTCTTTTTCTTCCTGCACCGTCTGACCTCTGCTCAGATGAAGGAAGCGGAAGAGGGCCTGGCCAAGCGTAAGGCCGAATAA
- a CDS encoding MFS transporter: MSSETDSRPVSNKLWNIRFVHLLLIEAVFQFATYLINPIISQYVIALGSSLAVGGFVAGLVASSALAVRPVTGWVADRLSKTTLLVLSALLFTVAAFGCAFTQSVGGVGLFRIVQGVAFAFRSAVVVSLVSVVVAHDHIGRAVGWVGVVTTASCAIAPSVAAALGSQIGYFGCFVIAGCLFAAGLVLAVLFKAPQDIRVRHRTMRSRKGQYRAPGFPLRDFVYVPAVPYSAMAALSGVPHGINVSLLLTVGEFRGIAGVSLYFTLYAVSALVARPLAGRLSDTRSFGVVIVPVLLVELVGCGVLIAMDSLGAVALAGMLVGIGQGSAYSALQAEAVRGADEQELGRASNTFYIGPDINMGMSPFVGGIIMQTWGVSAMYTVCFCFVLGALVLYLLMRKRSASFTSRNAAKGAAKSRP, translated from the coding sequence ATGTCGAGCGAAACCGACAGCCGCCCTGTATCCAACAAGCTTTGGAACATCCGATTCGTCCACCTGCTGCTCATCGAAGCGGTGTTCCAGTTTGCGACGTATCTGATCAACCCGATTATTTCGCAGTACGTTATCGCTTTAGGGTCATCGCTTGCAGTCGGCGGATTCGTTGCGGGGCTTGTTGCTTCTTCGGCATTGGCGGTGCGTCCTGTGACGGGATGGGTCGCCGACCGTTTGAGCAAGACGACGCTCTTGGTGCTCTCGGCATTGCTGTTTACGGTTGCCGCGTTTGGATGCGCGTTCACGCAGAGCGTAGGGGGCGTGGGCTTGTTCCGCATTGTGCAAGGTGTTGCGTTCGCATTTCGCTCCGCCGTAGTCGTCTCGCTTGTTTCGGTCGTGGTCGCGCATGACCATATCGGACGAGCAGTTGGCTGGGTGGGTGTGGTCACCACGGCGTCGTGCGCGATCGCTCCGTCAGTTGCGGCGGCCCTCGGATCGCAGATCGGGTATTTCGGATGTTTCGTCATAGCGGGGTGCTTGTTCGCTGCCGGGCTTGTGCTTGCGGTTTTGTTCAAGGCTCCGCAGGATATTCGCGTACGGCACCGCACTATGCGCAGTCGGAAGGGGCAGTATCGTGCACCTGGGTTTCCCCTGCGCGATTTCGTATACGTTCCCGCCGTTCCCTATTCTGCTATGGCCGCGCTGTCGGGGGTTCCGCATGGCATCAACGTTTCACTGCTGCTTACCGTCGGCGAGTTCCGAGGCATCGCCGGGGTATCGCTGTATTTCACGCTGTACGCTGTGTCGGCGCTTGTCGCCCGCCCGCTTGCGGGTCGCTTAAGCGATACGAGAAGCTTCGGCGTTGTGATCGTGCCCGTCCTCCTCGTAGAATTGGTGGGGTGTGGGGTTTTGATAGCCATGGATTCTCTCGGCGCGGTAGCGTTGGCGGGGATGCTCGTTGGGATTGGGCAAGGTTCGGCGTATTCTGCGCTGCAGGCGGAAGCGGTGCGCGGTGCCGATGAGCAGGAGCTTGGAAGAGCTTCGAATACGTTTTACATCGGGCCGGATATCAATATGGGAATGAGTCCGTTTGTCGGGGGGATCATCATGCAAACGTGGGGGGTATCTGCAATGTATACGGTGTGCTTCTGCTTTGTGCTGGGTGCGCTGGTTCTGTACCTGCTTATGAGAAAGCGATCCGCTTCTTTCACTTCGCGAAATGCGGCGAAAGGGGCAGCTAAGAGTCGTCCGTGA
- a CDS encoding DUF6323 family protein, with amino-acid sequence MDIDMMLSLGARGEPARADLALCNAKSERYGLSLTGEQMKELAERRVEALCATGRVEFGRGVLVELVAAFCDSPYLFQATYDETLADLQDAFYRFKEDSHEQIADQDLIDAMRQAFDHEAHGSVEHLGNMAVERLVALAEACHRDENEDWSEAEAYEGKDGDVEAGRSGERDGLDRVYEASRCERPDEAYAAGFYDEYNELYRTGFDANSRIGGSTFR; translated from the coding sequence TTGGACATCGACATGATGCTGAGCTTGGGGGCGCGGGGCGAACCTGCGCGGGCAGACCTTGCTCTGTGCAACGCGAAAAGCGAGCGCTACGGTCTTTCGCTCACCGGGGAGCAGATGAAAGAACTTGCCGAGCGACGCGTCGAGGCGCTGTGCGCAACGGGCCGTGTGGAATTCGGGCGCGGCGTGCTTGTGGAACTCGTTGCGGCATTTTGCGATTCTCCCTATCTTTTCCAAGCTACCTACGATGAAACGCTTGCTGATCTGCAGGATGCCTTCTACCGGTTCAAGGAGGATTCACACGAGCAAATAGCCGATCAGGATTTGATCGATGCCATGCGCCAAGCGTTCGACCATGAGGCGCACGGCTCGGTAGAACACCTCGGCAACATGGCGGTTGAGCGCCTGGTTGCGCTTGCCGAAGCTTGTCATCGAGACGAGAACGAGGATTGGTCGGAAGCGGAAGCGTACGAGGGGAAGGACGGCGATGTCGAAGCAGGAAGAAGCGGCGAGCGAGACGGGCTCGACCGCGTGTACGAGGCGAGCCGATGCGAACGGCCCGACGAAGCGTATGCGGCCGGGTTCTACGACGAGTACAACGAGCTGTACCGCACTGGGTTCGACGCGAACAGCAGAATCGGTGGATCGACGTTTCGGTGA